The proteins below come from a single Afipia sp. P52-10 genomic window:
- a CDS encoding MotE family protein, with amino-acid sequence MTRRRDFRLIPILLVATGCLAVLKIAGIVLDGGYVLLDERAPHRPLSWAQQTLNYPVPGGRGEPPDITGSVESAKPKEVPSPVSETRPAEVVVAQSGTSFDSQPAGQQMPPAERAVLERLQERRKELETRAREVDIRESLLRAAEKRIESKADEIKSVETRISAANQQKEEADNARFKSIVTMYENMKPKDAGRIFDRLEMAVLIEVASRMKPQKMADVLAQMSPEAAERLTVELARRSGGVGMAASISALPKIESRPSNN; translated from the coding sequence ATGACGCGTCGTCGCGACTTCCGTCTGATCCCGATCCTGCTGGTGGCCACCGGTTGCCTGGCGGTGTTGAAGATTGCCGGGATCGTGCTCGACGGCGGCTACGTGCTGCTCGATGAGAGAGCGCCGCACAGGCCGTTGTCGTGGGCGCAGCAGACGCTGAACTATCCGGTGCCGGGCGGGCGGGGCGAGCCGCCGGATATCACGGGCTCGGTGGAGAGCGCAAAGCCCAAGGAGGTGCCAAGTCCTGTCAGCGAGACGCGCCCGGCGGAAGTCGTGGTTGCGCAGAGCGGCACGTCATTCGACAGTCAGCCGGCCGGTCAGCAGATGCCGCCGGCCGAACGTGCGGTGCTGGAGCGGCTGCAGGAACGTCGCAAGGAGCTGGAGACGCGCGCGCGTGAGGTCGATATTCGCGAGAGCCTGTTGCGGGCTGCGGAGAAGCGCATTGAATCGAAGGCGGATGAAATAAAGAGTGTCGAGACGCGCATCTCGGCAGCGAACCAGCAGAAGGAAGAGGCGGACAACGCGCGCTTCAAGAGCATCGTCACGATGTACGAGAACATGAAGCCGAAGGATGCGGGACGAATCTTCGATCGCCTCGAAATGGCGGTGCTGATCGAAGTGGCGTCACGGATGAAGCCGCAGAAGATGGCGGATGTGCTGGCGCAGATGTCGCCGGAAGCCGCTGAACGCCTGACCGTTGAACTTGCGCGCCGCTCTGGTGGCGTCGGCATGGCGGCATCGATCTCGGCATTGCCGAAGATCGAAAGCAGGCCTTCCAACAACTGA
- a CDS encoding DUF6468 domain-containing protein, translated as MNPTFGLVIESLVAALLLLTIAYCIMLNKRLKLLRNDEQSLKATIGELITATEIAERAIAGLKVTVRECNDNIGGQLSSAATMCERLESHVEAGEVVVQRLSRIAVAAKVKPEDAAPQPRSAKAIAAAAEAFTARRKANGLAA; from the coding sequence ATGAATCCGACATTCGGACTCGTGATCGAGAGCCTGGTGGCGGCGCTGCTGCTGCTGACGATCGCCTATTGCATCATGCTGAACAAGCGTCTGAAGCTCCTGCGGAATGACGAGCAGTCGCTGAAGGCGACGATCGGCGAGCTGATCACCGCCACCGAAATCGCCGAGCGGGCGATCGCCGGACTGAAGGTGACGGTGCGCGAGTGTAACGACAACATCGGTGGTCAGCTTTCGAGCGCGGCAACCATGTGCGAGCGGCTCGAGAGCCATGTCGAGGCCGGCGAGGTTGTGGTGCAGCGGTTGTCGCGCATCGCAGTGGCCGCAAAGGTCAAGCCGGAAGACGCAGCTCCGCAGCCCCGCAGCGCCAAAGCGATCGCGGCCGCCGCCGAGGCCTTCACCGCTCGTAGAAAGGCGAATGGTCTCGCTGCATGA
- the fliM gene encoding flagellar motor switch protein FliM, with translation MAPSDNVDQDALAAQWGASLDSEDPETAAAEAAANEMSEAMAEQWAAMVDDGSRNLSSKASGERVLSQEEIDNLLGFSVGEVNLDDNSGIRAIIDSAMVSYERLPMLEIVFDRLVRLMTTSLRNFTSDNVEVSLDRITSVRFGDYMNSIPLPAVLAVFKAEEWQNFGLATVDSSLIYSMIDVLLGGRRGQPSLRIEGRPYTTIETNLVKRLIEVVLADTEQAFRPLSPVTLTIDRLETNPRFAAISRPANAAILVRLRIDMEDRGGNVELLIPYATIEPIRNVLLQMFMGEKFGRDPIWEGHLATEIGKAQIAVEAVLYEAEIPLRQLMKLEVGDTLPLEMRSDALVSVRCGAVTLTEGRMGRVGDRVAIRVTKPLRKPHTTYAMFEKADETTKMMEAQ, from the coding sequence ATGGCACCCAGCGATAACGTCGATCAGGATGCGCTTGCCGCGCAATGGGGCGCCTCGCTCGACTCCGAGGATCCGGAGACGGCAGCGGCGGAGGCTGCGGCCAACGAGATGTCGGAGGCGATGGCCGAGCAATGGGCCGCCATGGTCGATGACGGCAGCCGCAATCTCTCCAGCAAGGCCAGCGGCGAGCGGGTCCTGTCGCAGGAAGAGATCGACAATCTGCTCGGCTTCAGCGTCGGCGAGGTCAATCTCGATGACAATTCGGGCATTCGCGCCATCATCGATTCAGCGATGGTGTCGTACGAACGCCTGCCGATGCTGGAGATCGTCTTCGACCGCCTGGTGCGGCTGATGACGACATCGTTGCGCAACTTCACTTCCGATAACGTCGAAGTGTCGCTCGACCGCATCACCTCGGTCCGCTTCGGCGACTACATGAACTCGATCCCGCTGCCGGCGGTGCTGGCGGTGTTCAAGGCTGAGGAGTGGCAGAATTTCGGGCTCGCTACCGTCGACTCCAGCCTGATCTATTCGATGATCGACGTGTTGCTTGGCGGCCGCCGCGGCCAGCCGTCGCTGCGCATCGAGGGGCGCCCTTACACGACGATCGAGACAAACTTGGTCAAGCGGCTGATCGAGGTGGTGCTTGCCGATACCGAGCAGGCATTCCGGCCGCTATCGCCGGTGACACTGACGATCGACCGGCTGGAGACCAATCCGCGCTTTGCCGCCATCAGCCGTCCCGCCAACGCCGCGATCCTGGTGCGTCTGCGCATCGACATGGAGGACCGCGGCGGCAACGTCGAGCTCCTGATTCCGTATGCGACCATCGAACCGATCCGCAACGTGCTGTTGCAGATGTTCATGGGCGAGAAGTTCGGTCGCGACCCGATCTGGGAAGGCCACCTCGCGACCGAAATCGGCAAGGCGCAGATCGCTGTCGAGGCTGTGCTCTATGAGGCGGAGATCCCATTGCGTCAGTTGATGAAGCTCGAGGTTGGTGACACGCTGCCACTGGAGATGCGCTCCGATGCGCTGGTATCGGTGCGTTGCGGTGCGGTGACGTTGACCGAAGGGCGGATGGGTCGGGTCGGCGATCGGGTTGCGATCCGCGTCACCAAGCCGCTGCGCAAGCCGCACACGACCTACGCGATGTTCGAGAAGGCCGACGAGACCACCAAGATGATGGAGGCACAATGA